The window TTTTGTATAGCTGGTCTATGTGTTATTATTTTTATCGTTTGGCAGTATCAACTGTTAGTGCTGATACTTGTTGCTGCGGCAATTATAGGACTATATATGTTTAGTCAATGCTCTTTAAGCAAGCAGCTTGGTAAGGTGACTGCTGGTCTCGCAGGAGAAGATAGGGCCCTACAAGTGCTAAGCGAACTTCCCGCAAGCTATTCCATTTTTCCAGATATACAGATTGTGGTTGAAGGACGAAAAAGTCAATTAGACACAATTATTGTTGGACCGACTGGTGTTTTTGTGGTAGAAGTGAAAAATCATTCTGGCGTAATTGAGGGTAATGTGAATGATCGAGAACTACTGCAAATCAAGCATGACGGACACAAGAAAACAATTTATAATCCTGTGAAGCAGGTTGCCACACATACATATCGTTTGCACCGTTATTTGTGCCAACATGGGGTCGATTACTGGATACAAGGCACGGTCTATTTTGCAAATGATGCTGTACGGATTGATGTTGCTCCTCATTCATCGACCCCCATTTTTTCGGTCAAAGACAATGGAAGTAAGCGCTTGCTTTGTTATATAGTAGAAAGACATGGTCAGGCGCTGTCAAGAAGTGAGCAAAGAATGGTTGAAAAACTGATCAAACAATTATTAAAAGAACAAGCGAGCTAATGAGGCTCGTTTTTTGTTAGCTAAAAATTGGCAAATGTGATTTTAATTTATTGCAACGGAATATTTGCAACACTATTTGAGTTGGTTTGCTGATAGTCAATCAACGACACGAAAAATCAATAAAGTGACAAATTTAAGAATGGTGTAGTTCGCTTTGTTTGCACACTGCTAATTACTTTTAGTTTTTAGAGGATGAATAAATTGCGTAAGTATGAATAAGCAAGGAATTAATAAACTAGGTTTTCACAAGTGTGAGCCTAGTTTTTTGCTTTTAGTAAAATCATAATACTTGTATAATTTATTGGGCTTGTGAATTCTTAACAAGAATGATTCATCCGTTAGACCAAACACACTGATTTTTTCCGCATATCATAATAATGAAAGTAAGCGTTTTCTTTATTATTATAGAAGGAAATCACGAGCAAGCGGTTTCTAAATGTCAGTAAAAAGAATTAAATGGTTGATGCTAAGCCATTTAGCGCTGAAGGCGGGCTAAGCAGGCTCGTTTTTTTTATGAGCAATATAGAAATTATCGCAGCTATCAATAATCGTTATTGCTAGTTCAGGCGAAGTTTTGCCCGAATTTGTAAACTAGACGAAAAAAATTTACAAAAACCTTAACTATTTGCTTCGAAATCCGTATAATAAATCAAACAGTGCGAAAATTGTCCATATTCCATCGGTAAATTGCGTGAATTTTTTAAATTGTATTGACGTGGAGAATGATAATTTGTACACTGTGTACATTCAATTGTTTTGTGGGGGAATACAATTAATTTAAAAAGTTAGGATTTGATGGATATGATCGTATGTAAATTTGGTGGAACATCTGTAGCAAGCGCAGAACAAATTCAAAAAGTGGCAAACATTGTAAAATCTAATCCGGCACGTAAAATCGTAGCCGTATCAGCTCCAGGGAAACGCTCTAGTGATGATATTAAAGTAACTGATTTACTAATTGATTTATCGAATGCAGCATTAAATAATGATGACATAGAAGAAAAATTACAAAAAGTTGTGAATCGCTACCAGGCGATTGCAGATGGATTAGAGTTAGATTATACAATTTGTGATGTCATAGCTGAAGACTTGCGTGAACGTCTACAAGGCGATAAATCCAACGAAGAATTATTTATCGATAACTTGAAAGCATCTGGTGAGGATAATAACGCAAAGCTAATTGCAGCTTATTTCAACTCAATCGAAATGCCAGCCCGTTATGTAAGCCCAAAAGAAGGATTGGTCGTAAATGATTTACCGGAACGTACATTTGCTTTACCCGAAGCATATGGCAATTTAGCGCCACTAAAAGACACTAAAGAAATTATTGTGTTCCCAGGTTTCTTCGGTTACACTAAAGCGGGCATACTGCGTACCTTTGATCGCGGTGGCTCTGATATTACAGGCTCTATTTTAGCAGCAGCTGTTGAAGCCGAGCTTTATGAAAACTTTACGGATGTAGATTGTGTGTTCTCTGCGAATCCGAAAGTCGTGAATGATCCTGT of the Lysinibacillus fusiformis genome contains:
- a CDS encoding nuclease-related domain-containing protein, with protein sequence MAKIYHHERQLERDLQHLKQRKVLYQLFCIAGLCVIIFIVWQYQLLVLILVAAAIIGLYMFSQCSLSKQLGKVTAGLAGEDRALQVLSELPASYSIFPDIQIVVEGRKSQLDTIIVGPTGVFVVEVKNHSGVIEGNVNDRELLQIKHDGHKKTIYNPVKQVATHTYRLHRYLCQHGVDYWIQGTVYFANDAVRIDVAPHSSTPIFSVKDNGSKRLLCYIVERHGQALSRSEQRMVEKLIKQLLKEQAS
- a CDS encoding aspartate kinase; amino-acid sequence: MIVCKFGGTSVASAEQIQKVANIVKSNPARKIVAVSAPGKRSSDDIKVTDLLIDLSNAALNNDDIEEKLQKVVNRYQAIADGLELDYTICDVIAEDLRERLQGDKSNEELFIDNLKASGEDNNAKLIAAYFNSIEMPARYVSPKEGLVVNDLPERTFALPEAYGNLAPLKDTKEIIVFPGFFGYTKAGILRTFDRGGSDITGSILAAAVEAELYENFTDVDCVFSANPKVVNDPVEIKEITYREMRELSYAGFSVFHDEALMPVYKIGVPVNIKNTNNPSAPGTRIVPYRPATGRPVTGISADSGFSTLYVSKYLMNREVGFGRKLLQILEDENISYEHTPSGLDDISVIMRSNQLTVENEARILARVKNELYADDVQMRHGFSMIVIVGEGMRNNTGLAARAATAISKTGANIEMINQGSSEVSLVFGVLQEFENRILQALYGEFFAHVQA